A window of Clostridia bacterium contains these coding sequences:
- a CDS encoding S-layer homology domain-containing protein, with product EKQLTITITNVNETPTDITLSNNSIAENTASGSSVGTLAGIDPDAGSSFTYALVSGTGDADNVSFSLTGNTLKTNTTYSYALKNSYSIRIRATDAGGLWYEKQFLLNITEVNVAPVNISLSNNNAVENSVPGSTVGTFSTTDTNTVDSFTYTLVSGTGSDDNASFTTTGSALKLAVTPDYETKNSYKIRVRTTDSGGLFFEKEFTINITDINENPAPAPTPSPAPQTNDNRVEIIINDNTQKAATATVQEVDGKKVTTVTVDEAVIEEKLKNEPSGSTVVIPVNNNSDVVVGTLNGQTVSNMSEKEAVVEIRSERVTYTLPAAEINMDAVSEELGENVSLKDIEVSIRIAEPSQDTVRVVEDTANKNNYQIVVKPVEFEITCTNGDKTVQVQRFNGYVERTVAIPEGINPAMITTGIVLNADGTFSHVPTTVLVIDGKFYARINSLTNSTYSVIWNPRTFSDVSNHWGKADVDDIASRLIMDGISEDKFGPDAGITRAEFIDAVVRSLGLLRPGKETDRFKDVKKDNKYMASIAAAAEYGIVGGYSDGTLGPARLIAREEAMNILFRAMKVAGMDIDISDEEVKSILSNIRDRDRISKIAVKAAAVCVKYDIFRGGKAKKLTLDAKITRAQTAAIIKRMLTAANLI from the coding sequence CGAGAAGCAGTTGACCATTACAATAACCAATGTAAATGAAACACCTACAGACATTACCCTTTCAAATAACAGCATAGCAGAAAATACAGCATCAGGAAGCAGTGTAGGGACATTAGCCGGAATTGACCCTGATGCAGGAAGCAGCTTTACATATGCGTTGGTGAGCGGAACAGGTGATGCAGACAATGTAAGTTTTTCATTGACAGGAAATACTCTAAAGACAAATACTACATACAGTTATGCATTAAAGAACAGCTACAGTATAAGGATAAGAGCAACAGATGCAGGGGGATTATGGTATGAAAAACAATTTTTATTAAACATAACCGAGGTTAATGTAGCTCCTGTAAATATATCATTATCCAATAATAATGCGGTAGAAAATTCAGTACCGGGAAGTACTGTGGGTACTTTTTCGACAACAGATACAAATACGGTTGACTCCTTTACATACACCCTTGTGAGCGGCACGGGAAGCGATGACAATGCAAGCTTCACCACCACAGGCAGTGCCCTGAAGCTTGCCGTAACTCCTGACTACGAAACAAAAAACAGTTACAAAATAAGGGTAAGAACCACGGATTCAGGCGGATTGTTCTTTGAGAAGGAATTTACAATAAACATCACGGATATAAACGAAAATCCTGCGCCGGCGCCAACACCGTCCCCGGCTCCGCAGACTAATGACAACAGAGTGGAAATAATTATAAATGACAATACACAGAAGGCAGCTACAGCTACTGTACAGGAGGTGGATGGGAAAAAAGTGACGACTGTTACAGTGGATGAGGCGGTTATAGAAGAAAAACTGAAGAATGAGCCCAGCGGAAGCACGGTTGTCATACCTGTAAACAACAACTCGGATGTAGTAGTCGGAACATTGAACGGACAGACGGTCAGTAATATGAGTGAAAAGGAAGCTGTAGTGGAGATAAGATCTGAGAGAGTCACTTATACTCTGCCGGCGGCGGAAATAAACATGGATGCTGTTTCGGAGGAACTTGGAGAAAATGTCAGTCTGAAGGATATTGAGGTGAGCATAAGGATCGCAGAACCTTCTCAGGACACAGTAAGAGTTGTAGAGGATACGGCAAATAAAAACAACTATCAGATTGTTGTAAAACCTGTAGAGTTTGAAATTACATGCACAAATGGTGATAAAACAGTGCAAGTCCAAAGATTCAACGGGTATGTGGAAAGGACTGTAGCCATACCTGAGGGGATAAATCCTGCTATGATTACCACCGGAATCGTACTGAACGCTGACGGTACCTTCTCACATGTTCCTACTACCGTATTAGTGATAGACGGGAAATTCTATGCAAGGATAAACAGTCTTACAAACAGTACTTATTCGGTAATCTGGAATCCCAGGACCTTTAGTGATGTAAGCAACCACTGGGGAAAAGCGGATGTGGATGATATAGCTTCACGTCTTATAATGGACGGTATATCAGAAGATAAGTTTGGTCCTGACGCAGGAATAACACGTGCCGAATTCATCGATGCCGTAGTGCGAAGCTTGGGGCTTCTGCGCCCTGGCAAGGAAACTGACAGGTTTAAGGATGTAAAAAAGGACAACAAGTATATGGCATCCATAGCCGCGGCTGCAGAATATGGTATAGTGGGAGGTTATTCGGACGGTACTCTTGGTCCTGCAAGGCTTATAGCAAGAGAAGAAGCAATGAATATACTGTTCAGGGCTATGAAGGTAGCGGGTATGGATATAGACATATCGGATGAGGAAGTAAAATCTATACTGTCAAATATAAGGGACAGGGACAGGATAAGCAAGATTGCAGTAAAAGCGGCGGCGGTATGCGTGAAGTATGATATATTCCGTGGCGGAAAAGCCAAAAAGCTTACACTTGACGCAAAGATAACAAGAGCCCAGACAGCGGCTATCATAAAGAGAATGCTCACAGCAGCAAATCTTATATAA